Genomic segment of Neorhizobium sp. NCHU2750:
ACCCAGTGGCGAAGATCCCGACGGCAGTGTGCCGTTAGAAAATTTCCGTAATTTCCGTATATTCCGTAAAAAGGAGTTTTGGCATGACCTCCACAGTTACGACCGCTACGGTCTCCAAGAATTTCGGCGCCTACCAGGATGACGCCGTCCGCGATCCGGTGATCATCACCAAGAACGGCCGGCCGCGCACGGTGCTGATCGCCTATGAGGATTATCTGCGGCTGACAAAGCGCGACCGGCGCGTCGAGCTGACGAGCACGCTCGGCGACGACGAGCTGGCCGCGATCGAGGCGTCGGCGATGGACGGCGCGCTCGATCATCTCAATGCCGAATTGCTGACGGGCAGGCATGCTGCCGACTGAGCCCAGAATCGGCTGGGTGTTTCGTTACTCGTATCTCTGGCACTGGCAGTTTGTTGAAGGCCGCGAAGAAGGCGACAAGGATCGCTTGGCACTGGTTGTGGCTTTTGTCTCTGGATTTCAGTTGCAGCGGTAAGCTAAAATTCCGACACCCAAATTTCACCTTACGGTTTCACGCTCCGGCGGGGAGGGGCGTACTCCTTTGTGCTGTCGATGAAATACCGGCGCTTACCAGTGTGGATCAGGCCACTCCGCATTTTCCCAGACGGCGAATTCCGCCGGAGAGATTAGGTTTTTATCGCCGTTCTTCGACCGCATGGGGTAGAAGCGGTCATACCTCGGATCGAAACTCGACAGAAGTTGCGCGAAGCCGGTCTTCCTTTGTGTTTTCGTCCATGAGCAAAAGAGACCTCCGCGACTATTCATCATGTCGAAGACTTGAGGCTGAGCTGGGTCGAGGCGGTGCCAAAGATCGATGATATGCGCGGCCTGCGTTCCAAAATCCTCGCGCAATCCATCCTCGATAACTGCCTCCAGGGCATAAGCGATCGCTTGCGTCTTGGCCGTATGATTGAGAAATGCGAGGGATTGCCTTAGTAGCCTCTGCTGCAGCATAAGAACGGGCCAAAGGATCTGGACACCGTATCGAATGCCTATTTCCTTAAAGTGTTTTGGCGGCTGGATAACTTCGCGCTGTCGCTCATATGCTTTACGCACATCATACGCCAACCCCAGAAATGAGCCTTCCTTATCTTTCACAATCGGCGAGCGCTCATTCACATCATGAACGACTTCATGCAGGCAGGAGAGGGACGTGTAGTCCCCGATCAACACGATGCCCGCGTGGTTTTTAAGCAAGCCGTAGGAAAGCATCCGTGGTCCTTTCTTTAAATCCAAAGGGCCCCGTCAGACTGCCCACGGATCAACAATGTCGATTCCAAAACCTTCAAAATCCTTGGTATTGCGTGTAGCTAGCGTCAAATCGTGAGCGACGGCGGTAGCGGCAATCAAACCGTCCATAGATGCAAGCCCCCGACCATTTCGCTTGGCGAGCGCCATGAGGTCGCCCCAGGCAAAGGCGACAGGCCCTTCTACCGAAATAGTCCTGTGTTCGAAGCGCTGGGGCAGATCATACGTGAGCCATTCGTTCAGAGCGTCGCGCTTTCTCCCACTATCCATCAGAGCGACGCCACGGCGAATTTCAGCGATCGATATGATGCTGATGAATGTGCGATCCTCATCCAGCCCGTGGAGCCACTTGAGAACACCTTCATCGGGGCGCGGCTTTGTCACTTCCGATAGAACGTTCGTATCAAGAAGCAATCTCATAGAGACAAGTCACGCGGCTCGTCGTGCTGTCTCTCGACATCGAAATCGGCACCACGCAGAGGCGATGACAATAGAAACTCGGCTAGCGATCCCCTACGTGCGGTTTTCTTCTGCCACTCTTCTGCAGAGACGACCACCACGCTAGGCTTCCCATTGCGGGTAATCGTCTGAGGTGCCAGTTGCGCGCGCTCCATGACTTCCGAAAGTTTTGCCTTCGCGCCAGCGACCGTCCAGTTCGTATCATCATGCGTTGATGTTTGCATCGCTTCACCTATAACCAAATTGACTATAATGACTATATTTCGTTTAGGGCATTTTTGCAAGCTTCTGAACAACAGGGGAGGGCCCCACTAAAACCCTGATGCCTTGGTCAGATTCACGCGGAAGCGATCACGTCATCTCTGCTGACGTGTGCCCAAGCTGCTTCTGGATATACCGCTCATCGACATCGGCAGAAGAAGCGAGGCTAGCACGAAGGGAGTGACCGGAGAACTTAAACGCACGCTCAATCTTGCTGAGATCACCGCGAACGCCGGCTGCCATCGCGGCCCGCTTCACCAGCCGAGCTACTTCCTTGTCATTCAGCCGTTCCGGCCCAACTGCTTTGCCTTCTCCCGTCACGCGACGGAAAAGGGGACCGTGCGCAAGCTTGGGAACTTAATCCACATC
This window contains:
- a CDS encoding type II toxin-antitoxin system Phd/YefM family antitoxin; protein product: MTSTVTTATVSKNFGAYQDDAVRDPVIITKNGRPRTVLIAYEDYLRLTKRDRRVELTSTLGDDELAAIEASAMDGALDHLNAELLTGRHAAD
- a CDS encoding type II toxin-antitoxin system VapC family toxin: MRLLLDTNVLSEVTKPRPDEGVLKWLHGLDEDRTFISIISIAEIRRGVALMDSGRKRDALNEWLTYDLPQRFEHRTISVEGPVAFAWGDLMALAKRNGRGLASMDGLIAATAVAHDLTLATRNTKDFEGFGIDIVDPWAV
- a CDS encoding type II toxin-antitoxin system prevent-host-death family antitoxin — encoded protein: MQTSTHDDTNWTVAGAKAKLSEVMERAQLAPQTITRNGKPSVVVVSAEEWQKKTARRGSLAEFLLSSPLRGADFDVERQHDEPRDLSL